The Hymenobacter oligotrophus genome has a window encoding:
- a CDS encoding erythromycin esterase family protein: protein MKTIIPHHPLRRAADLDPLLEAIGDARVVLLGEASHGTHEYYTWRASLSKRLIQEKGFNFIAVEGDWPDCFEVNLAVKQQPDGQPSSKLLQNFNRWPTWMWGNWEIAHLVDWLRQHNAQQLTGHKAGFYGLDVYSLWESLEQIMQYAGRKGEAAAQAAQRAYKCFEPYSADPQEYAEAVAFVSEDCEDEVLTMLRALQRRTPTTGTDGLEKEIDFATEQNALVAVNAERYYKAMLRGGGSSWNVRDHHMMETLQRLLDLHGPESKAIVWEHNTHVGDARYTDMVADGMVNVGQLARQELGRENVFIVGFGSYQGSVIAGKSWGAPFEKMTVPEARSNSWEAILHADIGQNALLFSDELRRHDALLDHLNHRAIGVVYRPERERFGNYVPTVVPERYDAFLYLDETRALHPLPTAADEHVPPDLYPWVY from the coding sequence ATGAAAACAATCATTCCGCACCACCCGTTGCGCCGCGCCGCCGACCTCGACCCGCTCCTCGAAGCAATCGGCGATGCGCGCGTGGTGCTCCTGGGCGAGGCCTCGCACGGCACCCACGAGTACTACACCTGGCGCGCATCCCTGAGCAAGCGCCTCATTCAGGAGAAAGGCTTCAATTTTATTGCTGTGGAGGGCGACTGGCCCGATTGCTTCGAGGTGAACCTGGCCGTGAAGCAGCAGCCCGACGGCCAACCTAGCTCCAAACTGCTGCAAAACTTTAACCGCTGGCCCACCTGGATGTGGGGCAACTGGGAAATTGCCCACCTCGTGGATTGGCTGCGCCAGCACAACGCCCAGCAGCTTACGGGCCATAAGGCCGGTTTTTATGGCCTCGACGTGTACTCGCTGTGGGAGTCGCTGGAGCAAATTATGCAGTACGCCGGCCGTAAAGGCGAGGCCGCAGCCCAAGCCGCCCAGCGCGCCTACAAGTGCTTCGAGCCGTACAGCGCCGACCCGCAGGAGTACGCCGAGGCCGTGGCGTTTGTGAGCGAAGATTGCGAAGACGAAGTGCTGACGATGCTGCGCGCCCTGCAGCGCCGCACGCCTACCACCGGCACCGACGGCCTCGAAAAGGAAATTGACTTTGCCACCGAGCAGAACGCCTTGGTAGCCGTGAATGCCGAACGCTACTACAAAGCCATGCTGCGCGGCGGGGGCTCGTCGTGGAACGTGCGCGACCACCACATGATGGAAACCCTGCAGCGCCTGCTCGATTTGCACGGGCCCGAGAGCAAAGCCATTGTGTGGGAGCACAACACCCACGTGGGCGACGCGCGCTACACCGATATGGTGGCCGATGGCATGGTGAACGTGGGGCAGCTGGCCCGCCAAGAGCTCGGCCGCGAAAACGTGTTCATCGTGGGGTTTGGCTCGTACCAGGGCTCGGTAATTGCCGGCAAAAGCTGGGGTGCCCCCTTCGAAAAAATGACCGTGCCCGAAGCGCGCAGTAACTCCTGGGAAGCCATACTGCATGCCGATATCGGCCAAAACGCGCTGTTGTTCTCCGATGAGCTGCGCCGGCACGATGCCTTGCTCGACCACCTGAACCACCGGGCCATTGGCGTGGTGTACCGGCCCGAACGCGAACGGTTTGGCAATTACGTACCCACGGTAGTGCCCGAGCGCTACGACGCCTTCCTGTACCTCGACGAAACCCGGGCGCTGCACCCATTGCCCACCGCCGCCGACGAGCACGTGCCACCCGACTTGTATCCCTGGGTGTACTAA
- a CDS encoding NAD(P)/FAD-dependent oxidoreductase — MNAEAPSSPAAQKPVIIVGGGMAGLACACYLHRAGQPVLLLEAADAVGGRVRTDVTPDGFRLDHGFQILLTKYPEVQRLMDYGALQLKTFTSGAVIRLPYGQEITLRNPLRQPLRALSAVTAPIGTLADKLRLVSLAQHVSRRSNEELLARPSTDTLTFLRNYGWSEQIIETFFRPFFGGVYLDRELTTASNFFEFVFKQFVEGDAALPARGIQEIPRQLAARLPADSVLLHARVAALDGAKVQLTDGRSYEGSAVVLATDGPALRNLVPALRTHEPTEARRTTCTYFAAEGRSPGRGDGLLRLNAAPNALAQNVAFLSDVAQEYAPVGQTLVSVSTHGNHGLADDELAHRLRDELMAWFGPAAGKWRRLGTYHIEHALPLYGAGQPARQPLQLAEGLYRCGDWASYPSLNGAMATGREVAEAIIAQRQS, encoded by the coding sequence ATGAACGCTGAAGCTCCCTCCTCGCCTGCTGCGCAAAAGCCTGTAATTATTGTTGGTGGTGGCATGGCCGGCTTGGCCTGCGCCTGCTACCTGCACCGCGCCGGCCAGCCCGTGTTGTTGCTCGAAGCGGCCGATGCCGTGGGCGGCCGCGTGCGCACCGACGTTACGCCCGACGGTTTCCGGCTCGACCACGGGTTTCAAATCCTGCTCACGAAGTACCCCGAGGTGCAGCGCCTGATGGACTATGGTGCGCTGCAACTTAAGACGTTTACCTCCGGCGCTGTTATTCGGCTGCCTTACGGGCAGGAAATCACCTTGCGCAACCCGCTACGCCAGCCGCTGCGGGCGCTATCGGCCGTAACGGCCCCGATTGGCACACTGGCCGATAAGCTGCGCCTGGTAAGCCTGGCCCAGCACGTAAGCCGCCGCAGCAACGAGGAACTGCTGGCTCGCCCCTCTACCGATACCCTCACGTTTTTGCGCAACTACGGCTGGAGCGAGCAGATTATCGAAACGTTTTTCCGGCCGTTTTTTGGCGGCGTGTACCTGGATCGGGAGCTGACCACGGCCAGCAACTTTTTCGAATTTGTATTCAAGCAATTTGTGGAGGGCGACGCGGCCCTGCCCGCCCGCGGCATTCAGGAAATACCTAGGCAGCTGGCGGCGCGCCTCCCCGCCGACAGCGTGCTGCTACACGCCCGCGTTGCCGCCCTCGACGGCGCGAAGGTGCAGCTAACCGACGGCCGCAGCTACGAAGGCAGCGCCGTGGTGCTAGCCACCGACGGCCCCGCGCTGCGCAACTTGGTGCCTGCCCTTCGCACCCACGAGCCCACCGAGGCGCGCCGCACTACCTGCACGTACTTTGCTGCCGAAGGCCGCTCGCCGGGCCGCGGCGACGGGCTGTTGCGACTGAACGCCGCGCCCAATGCGCTGGCCCAAAACGTGGCTTTCCTGAGCGATGTGGCACAGGAGTATGCCCCCGTAGGCCAAACGTTGGTGTCGGTAAGCACGCACGGCAACCACGGCCTCGCCGACGATGAACTAGCCCATCGCCTGCGCGACGAGCTAATGGCGTGGTTTGGCCCTGCCGCCGGCAAATGGCGCCGCCTAGGTACCTACCACATCGAGCACGCTTTGCCTCTGTACGGCGCCGGCCAACCCGCGCGCCAACCGCTGCAGCTGGCCGAAGGCCTGTACCGTTGCGGCGACTGGGCCTCCTACCCTTCGCTGAACGGCGCCATGGCCACCGGCCGCGAAGTTGCCGAGGCCATTATTGCCCAGCGCCAAAGCTGA
- a CDS encoding c-type heme family protein translates to MRRSLSLLALLPLLAACRPDQVEHLENTKEIAREVENFQPKRIKPEQLLQAARWASDSLTRTADRGWRAQLTERLNAGGVAAAHPFCQPERLPAVLALARELQAQPRRALLPPRAITEGDSLRAQRPGQDKFLVQSPLVLMPNDMCLRCHGQVGTDVATADAQLLADTYPSKQLTGYTAGQLIGRWDIPMTRKGVAEFYTQKTRKIPKRRKLW, encoded by the coding sequence ATGCGCCGAAGCCTATCCTTACTGGCCTTACTGCCCCTGCTGGCTGCCTGCCGCCCCGACCAAGTTGAGCACCTAGAGAACACCAAGGAAATTGCTCGCGAAGTCGAGAACTTCCAGCCCAAGCGCATCAAGCCCGAGCAGTTGCTGCAGGCTGCCCGCTGGGCCTCCGACTCGCTTACCCGCACCGCCGACCGCGGCTGGCGCGCCCAGCTAACCGAACGCCTCAACGCCGGAGGCGTGGCCGCGGCCCACCCGTTTTGCCAGCCCGAGCGCCTGCCCGCGGTGTTGGCGCTGGCCCGCGAGCTGCAAGCCCAGCCCCGCCGCGCGTTGCTGCCGCCCCGCGCCATTACCGAGGGCGACTCGCTGCGCGCCCAGCGCCCCGGCCAGGATAAGTTTCTGGTGCAAAGCCCCTTGGTGCTGATGCCCAACGACATGTGCCTGCGTTGCCACGGCCAAGTAGGCACCGACGTAGCCACCGCCGACGCCCAGCTTTTGGCCGATACTTATCCCAGCAAGCAACTCACGGGCTACACCGCCGGCCAGTTAATTGGTCGTTGGGATATTCCGATGACGCGCAAAGGCGTGGCCGAGTTCTACACCCAAAAAACCCGCAAAATTCCCAAGCGCCGCAAGCTGTGGTAG
- the prfA gene encoding peptide chain release factor 1: MLDKLEAISQRFNDVSQQLLDPEVMSDMKRYKALNKEYKDLNKIVTEYKAYQNVLSNIEGAREVIATEKDQDFRQMAKDELDMLLPEQERLEAVIKDLLIPKDPNDSKDIIMEIRAGAGGDEAALFAGDLQRMYMRFAEKQGWKMELIDAMEGTAGGYKEIIVAVRGEDVYGKLKFESGVHRVQRVPATETQGRIHTSVASIVVLPEAEEFDIELNMNDIRKDLFCASGPGGQSVNTTYSAVRLTHLPTGLVAQCQDQKSQMKNFDKALQVLRSRVYEMELAKKNEAEGAQRKSMIGGGDRSDKIRTYNYPQGRVTDHRIGYTVYNLVSVMDGNIDDFVEQLRIAESAERLQEGTVA, from the coding sequence ATGCTCGACAAATTAGAGGCTATCAGCCAGCGCTTCAACGACGTGAGCCAGCAGCTGCTGGACCCCGAGGTCATGAGCGACATGAAGCGCTATAAAGCCCTCAACAAAGAATACAAAGACCTCAACAAGATTGTAACGGAGTACAAAGCCTACCAGAACGTACTCTCGAACATCGAAGGCGCCCGCGAAGTCATTGCCACGGAGAAGGATCAGGACTTTCGTCAGATGGCCAAAGACGAGCTGGACATGCTGCTTCCCGAGCAGGAACGCCTGGAAGCCGTCATCAAAGACCTGCTGATTCCGAAGGACCCGAACGATTCCAAGGACATCATCATGGAAATCCGGGCCGGGGCCGGCGGCGACGAAGCCGCGCTGTTTGCCGGCGACCTGCAGCGCATGTACATGCGCTTTGCCGAAAAGCAGGGCTGGAAGATGGAACTCATCGACGCCATGGAAGGCACGGCGGGCGGCTACAAAGAAATTATTGTGGCGGTGCGCGGCGAAGACGTGTACGGCAAGTTGAAGTTCGAATCGGGCGTGCACCGCGTGCAGCGCGTGCCGGCCACCGAAACCCAGGGCCGCATCCACACCTCGGTGGCTTCCATCGTGGTGCTGCCCGAAGCCGAGGAATTCGACATCGAGCTGAACATGAACGACATCCGCAAGGACTTGTTCTGCGCCTCGGGCCCCGGCGGGCAGTCGGTAAACACTACCTACTCGGCCGTACGCCTGACGCACTTGCCCACCGGCCTGGTGGCCCAGTGCCAGGACCAGAAGTCGCAGATGAAAAACTTCGACAAGGCCCTGCAGGTACTTCGCTCGCGCGTGTACGAAATGGAGCTGGCCAAGAAGAACGAAGCCGAAGGGGCGCAGCGCAAGAGCATGATCGGCGGCGGCGACCGTTCCGATAAAATTCGCACCTACAATTACCCGCAGGGCCGCGTTACCGACCACCGCATTGGCTACACGGTGTACAACCTGGTGTCGGTGATGGATGGCAACATCGACGACTTTGTGGAGCAGCTGCGCATCGCCGAAAGCGCCGAGCGCCTGCAAGAGGGCACGGTAGCTTAA
- a CDS encoding GNAT family N-acetyltransferase, producing MDCSRCITLENSRVRLRPLEASDFDALKQIAFDADIWRYLTTPAPRDNMALAAYLAQTLKDRQQGKRYPFAIIDLATGRLAGSTSYGSFAMPDGRLEIGWTWLGKEFQRTGVNRAAKHLLLKYAFGELGCERVELKTDLRNHQSQEAMRRMGAVQEGILRSHMALPDGSRRDSVYFSILRSEWDKLRQSVFREYDGRG from the coding sequence ATGGATTGTTCGCGCTGCATCACGCTCGAGAATAGCCGCGTACGGCTGCGCCCGCTCGAGGCATCGGACTTTGATGCCCTGAAGCAGATTGCTTTCGACGCCGATATTTGGCGCTACTTAACCACGCCCGCTCCGCGCGACAACATGGCTCTGGCGGCCTACCTGGCGCAAACCCTCAAGGACCGCCAACAGGGCAAGCGCTACCCCTTTGCCATCATCGACCTGGCAACCGGGCGCTTGGCGGGCAGCACCAGCTACGGCAGCTTTGCCATGCCCGATGGCCGCCTGGAAATTGGCTGGACGTGGCTGGGCAAAGAGTTTCAGCGAACAGGCGTAAACCGCGCCGCCAAGCATCTGCTGCTGAAGTATGCCTTTGGCGAGCTGGGTTGCGAACGAGTGGAGTTGAAAACCGACCTGCGCAACCACCAGTCGCAGGAAGCCATGCGGCGCATGGGCGCGGTGCAGGAGGGCATCCTGCGTAGCCACATGGCCCTGCCCGATGGTTCGCGCCGCGACTCGGTGTATTTCAGCATTCTGCGCTCGGAGTGGGACAAGCTGCGTCAGTCGGTATTTCGCGAGTACGACGGCCGTGGCTAA
- a CDS encoding diacylglycerol kinase family protein, producing the protein MAKPPSRHRARWRHEVASFGYALQGIGEALKSEPHLRFHALATAAAVALGAWLQLPRYDWALVALAIGAVWTAELMNTAVESIVDLVSPDFHALAGRAKDVAAGAVLLASLAAVVVGLLVFGPPLWAKLLPLL; encoded by the coding sequence GTGGCTAAGCCCCCGAGCCGGCACCGCGCGCGTTGGCGCCACGAGGTAGCCTCGTTTGGCTACGCCCTGCAGGGCATTGGCGAAGCCCTCAAATCGGAACCGCACCTACGCTTTCATGCCCTGGCCACCGCGGCGGCCGTAGCCCTAGGTGCGTGGCTGCAATTGCCCAGGTACGATTGGGCTTTGGTGGCGCTGGCCATTGGCGCCGTCTGGACGGCCGAGCTGATGAACACGGCCGTGGAAAGCATTGTCGATTTGGTGTCGCCCGACTTTCATGCGCTGGCCGGCCGCGCCAAAGACGTAGCCGCTGGCGCCGTGCTGCTGGCCTCGTTGGCCGCCGTGGTGGTGGGCTTGCTGGTGTTTGGCCCGCCGCTGTGGGCCAAGCTGCTGCCGCTGCTGTAG
- a CDS encoding RNA 2'-phosphotransferase — translation MATPDSDRRLSKFLSLVLRHQPQLIGLRLDDAGWANVTELLERLQQHGRGISRAALEAVVAHNDKQRFAFSPDGQRIRANQGHSVSIDLGYQPKAPPDFLYHGTAERNLASIRQHGLLKQKRHHVHLSADVATARSVGQRYGRPVVLTVAAGQMHDLGHPFYRSENGVWLTDSVPPQFILGAAAE, via the coding sequence ATGGCTACTCCCGATTCCGACCGCCGCCTGAGCAAGTTCCTGTCGTTGGTGCTGCGCCACCAGCCGCAGCTTATCGGCCTTCGGCTCGATGACGCCGGCTGGGCCAATGTAACGGAGTTGCTGGAGCGCCTGCAGCAGCACGGCCGCGGCATTAGCCGCGCCGCCCTGGAGGCCGTGGTGGCCCACAACGATAAGCAACGCTTTGCCTTCAGCCCCGATGGGCAGCGCATTCGGGCCAACCAAGGCCACTCGGTTTCCATCGACCTAGGCTATCAGCCGAAAGCACCGCCCGATTTCCTGTACCACGGCACCGCCGAGCGTAATCTGGCCAGCATTCGGCAACATGGCTTGCTCAAGCAAAAGCGCCACCACGTGCACCTTTCGGCTGATGTGGCCACGGCCCGCAGTGTGGGCCAGCGCTACGGCCGCCCCGTGGTGCTAACTGTTGCCGCCGGCCAGATGCACGACCTAGGGCATCCATTTTACCGATCAGAAAACGGCGTGTGGCTGACGGATAGCGTACCGCCGCAGTTTATCCTAGGTGCTGCGGCCGAATAG
- a CDS encoding DUF6970 domain-containing protein, whose amino-acid sequence MRCIAAFALGALLLSGSCARRVDLTTPTDTSEPRATGNASTPAPTTTPTTIPVPDGGQVPFDKRNRPTWLDDKINKYLAAKPENPPIRIMSYQYKGQTVYYESAPCCDQFTTLYDAKGNVLCSPDGGITGRGDGRCADFEKLRTNEQLVWQDPRK is encoded by the coding sequence ATGCGCTGTATTGCTGCTTTTGCCCTGGGTGCCCTGCTGCTGAGCGGCTCGTGCGCCCGCCGCGTCGACCTGACCACGCCCACCGATACCTCGGAACCTAGGGCCACGGGCAACGCCTCCACACCTGCGCCTACCACCACGCCAACCACCATACCCGTGCCCGACGGTGGTCAGGTACCTTTCGACAAGCGCAACCGCCCCACGTGGCTGGACGACAAGATCAATAAATATCTGGCAGCCAAGCCCGAGAACCCGCCCATCCGCATCATGAGCTACCAGTATAAGGGCCAAACGGTGTACTACGAATCGGCTCCTTGCTGCGACCAGTTCACCACGCTCTACGACGCCAAAGGCAACGTTTTGTGCAGCCCCGATGGCGGCATCACGGGTCGCGGCGACGGCCGCTGCGCCGATTTTGAAAAGCTCCGCACCAACGAACAACTGGTGTGGCAGGATCCGCGCAAATAA
- a CDS encoding DinB family protein, which translates to MINTIEKLGAYNVWANGKLLSHLDGIVATGQQLPERALRLFSHVLNAQAIWLARLTGTQSPVKVWQEHDLQGLHKLHQQTSPSLHQYMQDADDAEMTRMISYANSLGNAYDSQVSDILTHVCVHANYHRAQVAADLRQNGLEPINTDFITYCRELAGQA; encoded by the coding sequence ATGATTAACACGATCGAAAAGCTCGGTGCCTACAACGTGTGGGCCAATGGCAAACTGCTCAGCCACCTCGATGGCATTGTAGCCACCGGCCAACAGCTGCCCGAGCGCGCCCTTCGCCTTTTTAGCCACGTACTGAATGCCCAAGCTATTTGGCTGGCTCGCCTTACGGGCACCCAAAGCCCTGTGAAGGTGTGGCAGGAGCACGATTTGCAAGGCCTGCACAAGCTGCACCAGCAAACTTCGCCTTCGCTGCACCAGTACATGCAGGATGCCGACGACGCCGAGATGACGCGCATGATCAGCTACGCCAACTCGCTGGGCAACGCCTACGACAGCCAAGTGTCCGATATCCTGACGCACGTGTGCGTGCACGCCAACTACCACCGTGCACAAGTAGCTGCCGATTTGCGCCAGAACGGGTTGGAGCCCATCAACACCGACTTTATTACTTATTGCCGCGAGCTGGCTGGCCAGGCTTAG
- a CDS encoding thioredoxin family protein: MSDNTTASAAVLAPERLAQAYTYESYRQLIDDLLAQGLTTGPNQSADLLKYARLNEQRMSRIDKTVVLVPELQAELDRLQGRYVWLVLTEGWCGDAAQIVPVFEAVVRASHDKLKSAYLMRDDNLDLMDRYLTNGGRSIPKLVVLQADTLAEVATWGPRPAPAQEMFVRLKEQQLPFEEFATQLHSWYAKDRTQSTQRELLALLQQLA; encoded by the coding sequence ATGTCGGATAATACCACTGCCTCGGCGGCCGTGCTGGCGCCCGAGCGCCTGGCCCAGGCCTATACTTACGAATCGTACCGCCAACTCATCGACGATTTGCTGGCCCAAGGCCTCACCACGGGCCCCAACCAATCGGCCGATTTGCTGAAGTACGCCCGCCTGAACGAACAGCGCATGTCGCGCATAGACAAAACGGTGGTGCTGGTGCCCGAGCTGCAAGCCGAGCTCGACCGCCTGCAGGGCCGCTACGTGTGGCTGGTGCTGACCGAAGGCTGGTGCGGCGATGCGGCCCAGATTGTGCCCGTGTTCGAAGCCGTGGTGCGCGCTAGCCACGACAAACTAAAATCGGCCTACTTGATGCGCGACGACAACCTGGACTTGATGGACCGCTACCTCACCAACGGCGGCCGCTCCATCCCGAAGCTCGTGGTGCTGCAAGCCGACACTCTGGCCGAGGTAGCCACTTGGGGCCCGCGCCCAGCTCCGGCCCAGGAGATGTTCGTGCGCTTGAAGGAACAGCAGCTGCCCTTCGAAGAATTTGCTACCCAGCTGCACAGCTGGTACGCCAAAGACCGCACCCAGAGCACCCAGCGAGAGTTGTTGGCACTGCTGCAACAATTAGCTTAG
- a CDS encoding nitroreductase family protein has product MSVKHAQTKYPVADFIKHRWSARSFSNQPIDDETLRTLFEAAAWAPSAMNEQPWRFVYAHREQTEAFGQLWSCLLPGNQPWAKNAAVLVLVLAHKAFAQNGQLNRHHLHDTGMATTNLLLQAGELGIHGHPMGGFDVAKTREAYHLPDELEPVTVLALGYVGPAEQLEEPFRSRELAARSRKPLEEFVFENNLPKQ; this is encoded by the coding sequence ATGTCCGTAAAACACGCCCAAACCAAGTACCCGGTAGCCGATTTCATTAAGCACCGCTGGAGCGCCCGCTCATTCAGCAACCAGCCCATCGACGACGAAACCTTGCGGACGCTGTTTGAGGCTGCGGCTTGGGCCCCCAGCGCCATGAACGAGCAACCCTGGCGCTTTGTGTACGCCCACCGCGAGCAAACCGAGGCTTTCGGGCAGCTGTGGAGTTGCTTGTTGCCTGGCAATCAGCCTTGGGCTAAGAATGCGGCCGTGCTGGTGCTGGTGCTGGCGCACAAAGCCTTTGCCCAAAACGGCCAGCTCAACCGCCATCACCTGCACGATACGGGCATGGCCACCACCAATCTGTTGCTGCAAGCCGGCGAGCTGGGCATTCATGGGCACCCCATGGGCGGCTTCGACGTGGCCAAAACGCGCGAGGCCTACCACCTGCCCGACGAGTTGGAGCCCGTTACCGTACTGGCCCTAGGGTACGTGGGCCCAGCCGAGCAGCTGGAGGAGCCATTTCGCTCGCGCGAGTTGGCCGCCCGCAGCCGCAAACCCCTCGAGGAGTTCGTGTTCGAAAACAATCTGCCCAAGCAGTAG
- a CDS encoding pirin family protein, with translation MKTQRFAAAERGLKDIGWLQSNFTFSFSSYANPARSGFGLLRVFNDDFVKPGNGFGIHPHQNMEIISVMLAGRMNHLDTLGYKEVVEQDWVQIMSAGAGLRHEEHNVGDDEVNFLQIWIEPKLQNINPRYQRRQFPREQRRNKLTTVVSNEEGQTHCWINQNAKLSLGYFDAGQTLTYSLNPVNKCLFLFVMEGELRVAGEPLLKREALGIWETDSLSIECTAESQFLLIEVPVNH, from the coding sequence ATGAAAACCCAACGCTTTGCCGCCGCCGAGCGCGGCCTGAAAGACATTGGTTGGCTGCAAAGCAACTTCACCTTCAGCTTTAGCTCCTACGCCAACCCTGCGCGGTCCGGCTTTGGGCTGCTGCGCGTGTTCAACGACGACTTTGTGAAGCCCGGCAACGGCTTTGGCATCCATCCGCACCAGAACATGGAAATCATTTCCGTGATGCTGGCCGGCCGCATGAACCACCTCGACACCCTAGGGTACAAAGAAGTGGTGGAGCAGGATTGGGTGCAGATTATGAGTGCCGGCGCCGGCTTGCGCCACGAGGAGCATAACGTGGGCGACGACGAGGTAAACTTCCTACAGATCTGGATCGAGCCCAAGCTGCAGAACATCAACCCGCGTTATCAGCGGCGGCAGTTTCCGCGCGAGCAGCGCCGCAACAAGCTCACTACCGTGGTTTCGAACGAGGAGGGCCAAACGCATTGCTGGATCAACCAGAACGCCAAGTTGAGCCTGGGCTACTTTGATGCCGGCCAAACGCTGACGTACTCGCTCAACCCCGTGAATAAGTGCTTGTTCTTGTTCGTGATGGAGGGCGAGCTGCGCGTAGCCGGCGAGCCGCTGCTCAAGCGCGAAGCCCTAGGTATTTGGGAAACCGACAGCCTCAGCATCGAATGCACTGCCGAAAGCCAGTTCTTGCTGATTGAGGTGCCCGTAAACCACTAA
- a CDS encoding DUF4382 domain-containing protein, producing MKKFFLAPLALMAALALGGCGKDNDSKSAKLQIRMTDAPGDFRAVNLDLRQIEVHLKDEGNPDGWQNLPFTAQTINILEYVNGKSALLVDTDFEPGDIKEIRLVLGPNNTVTTRTGTFALKTPSGQTSGVKLKLQNVNLKERETYQLLLDFDVAKSIVERGNGSDRYLLKPVIRVVAQDLNGMLRGVASPSAALPQVLAIRQSITVPDTFSTQADASGSFQLMSLPAGTYTVKLFPTTTAPQGQGAYKEATRTGVTVTNEATTDLGTIAVQ from the coding sequence ATGAAAAAATTCTTTCTCGCCCCGCTGGCCCTGATGGCCGCCCTGGCCCTAGGTGGCTGCGGCAAAGACAACGATTCGAAGTCGGCCAAATTGCAGATTCGCATGACCGACGCCCCCGGCGACTTCCGGGCCGTGAACCTCGACTTGCGCCAGATTGAGGTGCACCTGAAAGACGAAGGCAACCCCGACGGCTGGCAGAACCTGCCTTTTACGGCGCAGACTATCAACATCCTCGAGTACGTGAACGGCAAGTCGGCGCTGCTCGTGGATACCGATTTCGAGCCCGGCGACATCAAGGAAATTCGCTTGGTACTCGGTCCGAACAACACCGTTACCACCCGCACCGGCACCTTTGCCCTGAAAACCCCGAGCGGCCAGACTTCGGGCGTAAAGCTGAAGCTGCAGAACGTGAACCTGAAGGAGCGCGAAACCTACCAGCTGCTGCTTGACTTCGACGTGGCCAAATCCATTGTAGAGCGCGGCAACGGCTCCGACCGCTACCTTCTGAAGCCGGTTATTCGCGTAGTAGCCCAAGACCTGAACGGCATGCTGCGCGGCGTGGCTTCGCCCTCGGCGGCCCTGCCCCAGGTGCTAGCCATTCGCCAGAGCATTACGGTGCCCGACACGTTCAGCACCCAAGCCGATGCTTCGGGTAGCTTCCAGCTGATGAGCTTGCCGGCTGGCACCTACACCGTGAAGCTGTTCCCGACCACCACGGCTCCGCAAGGCCAAGGCGCTTACAAAGAAGCCACGCGCACCGGCGTAACCGTAACCAACGAAGCCACCACCGACCTAGGCACCATTGCGGTACAGTAG